One Opisthocomus hoazin isolate bOpiHoa1 chromosome 25, bOpiHoa1.hap1, whole genome shotgun sequence DNA window includes the following coding sequences:
- the BYSL gene encoding bystin: MPKARRERGSGPGPALPLAEQILQDAAPRLTARGKRRGGPEEEEGGGEAYVDARLSRRILEQARRQQEELEAEHGPGQRSAELGPALRGPGSDSEDDEEWPSLEKAAARSGAYGGEVAVDPEDEAAIEMFMNKNPPLRRTLADIILEKITEKQTEVETALSELSGCPVAQLDPRVLEVYRGVKEVLSKYRSGKLPKAFKIIPALSNWEHILYITEPETWTAAAMYQATRIFSSNLKERMAQRFYNLVLLPRVRDDIAEYKRLNFHLYMALKKALFKPAAWFKGILIPLCESGTCTLREAVIIGSILTKCSIPVLHSSAAMLKIAEMQYSGANSIFLRLLIDKKYALPFRVVDALVFHFLAFRTDQRVLPVLWHQSFLAFAQRYKEDLSSEQKEALLELLKFHSHPQISLEIRRELLNSKTRDVEGQPPVAME; encoded by the exons atgcCCAAagcccggcgggagcggggctccggccccggcccggcgctgccgctGGCCGAGCAGATCCTGCAGGACGCGGCCCCGCGGCTGACGGCGCGGGGGAAGCGGCGCGGAggcccggaggaggaggagggcggcggggaggcctACGTGGACGCGCGGCTGTCCCGGCGCATCCTGGAGCAGGCCCGgcggcagcaggaggagctggaggccgaGCACGGCCCCGGGCAGCGCAGCGCGGAGCTGG GCCCGGCGCTGCGCGGACCCGGCTCAGACTCGGAGGACGATGAGGAGTGGCCTTCGCTGGAGAAAGCGGCAGCGAGGAGCGGGGCGTACGGCGGGGAGGTGGCGGTGGACCCCGAGGACGAGGCGGCCATCGAGATGTTCATGAACAAGAACCCGCCGCTGAG GCGCACGCTGGCGGACATCATCCTGGAGAAGATCACGGAGAAGCAGACGGAGGTAGAGACGGCACTGTCGGAGCTGTCAGGGTGTCCCGTGGCCCAGCTCGACCCCCGCGTGCTGGAGGTCTACAGGGGCGTCAAGGAG GTGCTGTCCAAGTACAGGAGCGGGAAACTCCCCAAGGCGTTTAAGATCATTCCTGCCTTGTCCAACTGGGAGCATATCCTCTACATCACAGAGCCGGAGACGTGGACAGCAGCTGCCATGTACCAGGCCACCAG GATATTTTCGTCCAACCTGAAGGAGAGGATGGCCCAGCGGTTCTACAACCTGGTGCTGCTGCCGCGGGTCAGGGATGACATCGCCGAGTACAAGCGCCTCAACTTTCACCTCTACATGGCTTTGAAGAAGGCTCTGTTCAAGCCGGCGGCCTGGTTCAAAG GGATCCTCATCCCGCTCTGCGAGTCGGGGACCTGCACGCTGCGGGAGGCCGTCATCATCGGCAGCATCCTCACCAAGTGCTCCATCCCCGTCCTCCACTCCAG CGCGGCCATGCTGAAGATCGCCGAGATGCAGTACAGCGGCGCCAACAGCATCTTCCTCCGGCTGCTCATCGACAAGAAGTACGCCCTGCCCTTCCGCGTGGTGGATGCCCTCGTCTTCCACTTCCTGGCCTTCCGCACGGACCAGCGCGTCCTGCCCGTGCTCTGGCACCAGAGCTTCCTGGCCTTCGCCCAGCGCTACAAGGAGGACCTCTCCTCGGAGCAGAAGGAGGCTTTGCTCGAGCTGCTCAAGTTCCACAGCCACCCGCAGATCTCGCTGGAGATCCGGAGGGAGCTGCTGAACTCCAAGACGCGGGACGTGGAGGGGCAGCCGCCCGTGGCCATGGAGTGA
- the MED20 gene encoding mediator of RNA polymerase II transcription subunit 20 isoform X1 produces the protein MGVTCVAQVPVAEGKSVQQTVELLTRKLEALGAEKQGTFCADCETYHTAAAAGSPGQTGKLMYVMHNSEYPLSCFALFENGPCLIADANFDILMVKLKGFFQNAKANKIESRGTRYQYCDFLVKVGTVTMGPSARGISVEVEYCPCVIANDCWNLLMEFMQSFMGNHTPGIPSVFGTKHDSIYSPADTMVQYMELFNKIRKQQQVPVAGIR, from the exons ATGGGGGTGACCTG CGTGGCGCAGGTGCCGGTGGCGGAGGGGAAGAGCGTGCAGCAGACGGTGGAGCTGCTGACGCGGAAGCTGGAGGCGCTGGGAGCCGAGAAGCAGGGGACGTTCTGCGCCGACTGCGAGACCTACCACACGGCCGCGGCCGCCGGCAGCCCAG GGCAGACAGGCAAGCTGATGTACGTGATGCACAACTCCGAATATCCGCTCAGCTGCTTCGCGCTCTTCGAGAACGGTCCCTGCCTCATAGCTGATGCCAACTTTGATATCCTTATGGTGAAGTTGAAGGGCTTCTTCCAGAACGCCAAGGCAAACAAGATAGAGAGCCGGGGCACCCGCTACCAGTACTGTGACTTCTTGGTGAAGGTGGGCACGGTTACAATGGGGCCCAGTGCCCGGGGGATATCTGTGGAG GTGGAGTACTGCCCCTGCGTGATAGCCAACGACTGCTGGAACCTGCTGATGGAGTTCATGCAGAGCTTCATGGGGAACCACACTCCCGGTATCCCGTCCGTGTTTGGCACCAAGCACGACAGCATCTACAGCCCGGCCGACACGATGGTGCAGTACATGGAGCTGTTCAACAAGATCCGCAAGCAGCAGCAGGTGCCCGTCGCGGGGATCAGATGA
- the MED20 gene encoding mediator of RNA polymerase II transcription subunit 20 isoform X2, protein MYVMHNSEYPLSCFALFENGPCLIADANFDILMVKLKGFFQNAKANKIESRGTRYQYCDFLVKVGTVTMGPSARGISVEVEYCPCVIANDCWNLLMEFMQSFMGNHTPGIPSVFGTKHDSIYSPADTMVQYMELFNKIRKQQQVPVAGIR, encoded by the exons ATGTACGTGATGCACAACTCCGAATATCCGCTCAGCTGCTTCGCGCTCTTCGAGAACGGTCCCTGCCTCATAGCTGATGCCAACTTTGATATCCTTATGGTGAAGTTGAAGGGCTTCTTCCAGAACGCCAAGGCAAACAAGATAGAGAGCCGGGGCACCCGCTACCAGTACTGTGACTTCTTGGTGAAGGTGGGCACGGTTACAATGGGGCCCAGTGCCCGGGGGATATCTGTGGAG GTGGAGTACTGCCCCTGCGTGATAGCCAACGACTGCTGGAACCTGCTGATGGAGTTCATGCAGAGCTTCATGGGGAACCACACTCCCGGTATCCCGTCCGTGTTTGGCACCAAGCACGACAGCATCTACAGCCCGGCCGACACGATGGTGCAGTACATGGAGCTGTTCAACAAGATCCGCAAGCAGCAGCAGGTGCCCGTCGCGGGGATCAGATGA
- the USP49 gene encoding ubiquitin carboxyl-terminal hydrolase 49 isoform X2 translates to MDRCKHVGRLRLAQDHSILNPQKWHCVDCQTTESLWACLKCSHVACGRYIEEHALKHFEETRHPLAMEVNDLYVFCYLCEDYVLNDNPEGDLKLLRSSLSAIKSQKHDLSTRSGRTLRSMALGEDMCSHQRSPQGQSQMLTALWHRRQSLLAKALRTWFDKSSRGQLKLQQKKQMEELEKKKEAARQRRQEMKRQLLEELANTPPRKSARLLSHMHRENLIPRKFREVATASPTSRQMQSSRFKQFYSIRRKPLMTPGVTGLRNLGNTCYMNSILQVLSHLQKFRECFLTLDLCETEELLAKTVNGKSRMPGKLANGSAANESGKTDKVASYGTQSLPAGLNGGSSISRSLELIQPKEPSSKHISLCHELHTLFRVMWSGKWALVSPFAMLHSVWSLIPAFRGYDQQDAQEFLCELLDKVQQELESEGTKRRILIPFSQRKLTKQVLKVVNTIFHGQLLSQVTCITCNYKSNTVEPFWDLSLEFPERYHSMEKGIVPVNQTECMLTEMLAKFTETEALEGRIYACDQCNSKRRKSSPKPLVLSEAKKQLMIYRLPQVLRLHLKRFR, encoded by the exons ATGGATAGATGCAAACATGTTGGGCGGCTACGACTCGCCCAGGACCACTCGATCCTGAACCCCCAGAAGTGGCACTGCGTGGACTGCCAGACGACTGAATCCCTCTGGGCTTGTCTGAAGTGCTCGCACGTAGCTTGCGGGAGGTACATCGAGGAGCATGCACTTAAACACTTTGAAGAAACCAGGCATCCGTTGGCGATGGAAGTTAATGATCTGTACGTCTTCTGTTACCTTTGTGAAGATTACGTCTTGAACGACAACCCAGAGGGTGATTTGAAATTGCTGAGAAGTTCGCTGTCAGCAATTAAAAGTCAAAAACATGATCTGTCAACGAGAAGTGGCAGGACATTGCGATCGATGGCTTTGGGAGAGGATATGTGCAGCCATCAACGGAGCCCTCAGGGACAATCTCAGATGCTTACAGCTCTCTGGCACAGGCGCCAGTCCTTGCTTGCGAAGGCGCTGCGGACCTGGTTTGATAAGAGCTCTAGAGGCCAGCTAAAATtacaacaaaagaaacaaatggaagagttggagaagaagaaggaggcagCTAGGCAGCGGCGGCAGGAGATGAAGAGACAGCTCCTGGAGGAGCTGGCAAACACTCCTCCCAGGAAGAGTGCAAGGCTGCTGTCTCACATGCACAGAGAGAACTTGATTCCAAGGAAATTCAGGGAGGTGGCAACCGCTTCCCCTACCTCAAGGCAGATGCAGAGCAGCAGATTCAAACAGTTTTATTCCATCCGGCGTAAGCCTCTGATGACTCCCGGGGTAACGGGTCTAAGGAACCTGGGAAACACATGTTATATGAATTCTATTCTGCAAGTGCTAAGTCACCTCCAGAAATTTAGAGAATGTTTTCTGACGCTTGATCTCTGTGAAACAGAAGAACTCTTAGCCAAAACTGTGAATGGGAAGTCTAGGATGCCTGGCAAGTTGGCAAATGGGTCTGCTGCTAACGAGTCGGGGAAGACTGACAAAGTGGCATCATATGGCACGCAGAGCTTGCCAGCTGGCTTAAATGGTGGCTCCTCGATAAGCAGGAGTTTAGAACTAATACAACCCAAGGAACCGAGTTCGAAGCACATCTCTCTCTGCCACGAATTGCACACCCTCTTCCGAGTGATGTGGTCTGGCAAGTGGGCCCTCGTGTCCCCCTTTGCCATGCTGCACTCCGTGTGGAGTCTGATCCCGGCGTTCCGAGGTTACGACCAGCAGGACGCTCAGGAATTTCTCTGTGAGCTGTTGGATAAAGTACAGCAGGAGCTGGAGTCAGAAGGAACGAAGCGCAGGATCCTCATCCCTTTCTCGCAGAGGAAGCTCACCAAGCAGGTCCTGAAGGTGGTGAACACCATTTTTCATGGGCAGTTGCTTAGTCAG GTCACCTGCATAACGTGCAACTACAAATCCAACACCGTTGAGCCCTTTTGGGACCTCTCCCTGGAATTCCCCGAGCGCTATCACTCTATGGAGAAAGGGATCGTCCCTGTTAACCAGACGGAGTGCATGCTGACAGAAATGTTGGCCAAGTTCACCGAGACCGAAGCTCTGGAAGGGAGGATCTACGCATGCGACCAGTGCAACA gcaaGCGGCGAAAGTCTTCTCCCAAACCTCTTGTTCTGAGTGAAGCTAAAAAGCAGTTAATGATCTACAGACTACCTCAGGTCCTCCGGCTGCACCTTAAACGATTCAGGTGA
- the USP49 gene encoding ubiquitin carboxyl-terminal hydrolase 49 isoform X1, producing the protein MDRCKHVGRLRLAQDHSILNPQKWHCVDCQTTESLWACLKCSHVACGRYIEEHALKHFEETRHPLAMEVNDLYVFCYLCEDYVLNDNPEGDLKLLRSSLSAIKSQKHDLSTRSGRTLRSMALGEDMCSHQRSPQGQSQMLTALWHRRQSLLAKALRTWFDKSSRGQLKLQQKKQMEELEKKKEAARQRRQEMKRQLLEELANTPPRKSARLLSHMHRENLIPRKFREVATASPTSRQMQSSRFKQFYSIRRKPLMTPGVTGLRNLGNTCYMNSILQVLSHLQKFRECFLTLDLCETEELLAKTVNGKSRMPGKLANGSAANESGKTDKVASYGTQSLPAGLNGGSSISRSLELIQPKEPSSKHISLCHELHTLFRVMWSGKWALVSPFAMLHSVWSLIPAFRGYDQQDAQEFLCELLDKVQQELESEGTKRRILIPFSQRKLTKQVLKVVNTIFHGQLLSQVTCITCNYKSNTVEPFWDLSLEFPERYHSMEKGIVPVNQTECMLTEMLAKFTETEALEGRIYACDQCNSKRRKSSPKPLVLSEAKKQLMIYRLPQVLRLHLKRFRWSERNHREKIGVHVLFDQVLNMEPYCCRDSLSSLDKETFVYDLSAVVMHHGKGFGSGHYTAYCYNTEGGFWVHCNDSKLNVCSVEEVCKTQAYILFYTQRTVQDKARISEKQLQAQVPSKNSDKDRRLTFP; encoded by the exons ATGGATAGATGCAAACATGTTGGGCGGCTACGACTCGCCCAGGACCACTCGATCCTGAACCCCCAGAAGTGGCACTGCGTGGACTGCCAGACGACTGAATCCCTCTGGGCTTGTCTGAAGTGCTCGCACGTAGCTTGCGGGAGGTACATCGAGGAGCATGCACTTAAACACTTTGAAGAAACCAGGCATCCGTTGGCGATGGAAGTTAATGATCTGTACGTCTTCTGTTACCTTTGTGAAGATTACGTCTTGAACGACAACCCAGAGGGTGATTTGAAATTGCTGAGAAGTTCGCTGTCAGCAATTAAAAGTCAAAAACATGATCTGTCAACGAGAAGTGGCAGGACATTGCGATCGATGGCTTTGGGAGAGGATATGTGCAGCCATCAACGGAGCCCTCAGGGACAATCTCAGATGCTTACAGCTCTCTGGCACAGGCGCCAGTCCTTGCTTGCGAAGGCGCTGCGGACCTGGTTTGATAAGAGCTCTAGAGGCCAGCTAAAATtacaacaaaagaaacaaatggaagagttggagaagaagaaggaggcagCTAGGCAGCGGCGGCAGGAGATGAAGAGACAGCTCCTGGAGGAGCTGGCAAACACTCCTCCCAGGAAGAGTGCAAGGCTGCTGTCTCACATGCACAGAGAGAACTTGATTCCAAGGAAATTCAGGGAGGTGGCAACCGCTTCCCCTACCTCAAGGCAGATGCAGAGCAGCAGATTCAAACAGTTTTATTCCATCCGGCGTAAGCCTCTGATGACTCCCGGGGTAACGGGTCTAAGGAACCTGGGAAACACATGTTATATGAATTCTATTCTGCAAGTGCTAAGTCACCTCCAGAAATTTAGAGAATGTTTTCTGACGCTTGATCTCTGTGAAACAGAAGAACTCTTAGCCAAAACTGTGAATGGGAAGTCTAGGATGCCTGGCAAGTTGGCAAATGGGTCTGCTGCTAACGAGTCGGGGAAGACTGACAAAGTGGCATCATATGGCACGCAGAGCTTGCCAGCTGGCTTAAATGGTGGCTCCTCGATAAGCAGGAGTTTAGAACTAATACAACCCAAGGAACCGAGTTCGAAGCACATCTCTCTCTGCCACGAATTGCACACCCTCTTCCGAGTGATGTGGTCTGGCAAGTGGGCCCTCGTGTCCCCCTTTGCCATGCTGCACTCCGTGTGGAGTCTGATCCCGGCGTTCCGAGGTTACGACCAGCAGGACGCTCAGGAATTTCTCTGTGAGCTGTTGGATAAAGTACAGCAGGAGCTGGAGTCAGAAGGAACGAAGCGCAGGATCCTCATCCCTTTCTCGCAGAGGAAGCTCACCAAGCAGGTCCTGAAGGTGGTGAACACCATTTTTCATGGGCAGTTGCTTAGTCAG GTCACCTGCATAACGTGCAACTACAAATCCAACACCGTTGAGCCCTTTTGGGACCTCTCCCTGGAATTCCCCGAGCGCTATCACTCTATGGAGAAAGGGATCGTCCCTGTTAACCAGACGGAGTGCATGCTGACAGAAATGTTGGCCAAGTTCACCGAGACCGAAGCTCTGGAAGGGAGGATCTACGCATGCGACCAGTGCAACA gcaaGCGGCGAAAGTCTTCTCCCAAACCTCTTGTTCTGAGTGAAGCTAAAAAGCAGTTAATGATCTACAGACTACCTCAGGTCCTCCGGCTGCACCTTAAACGATTCAG GTGGTCTGAACGTAATCACCGTGAGAAGATTGGGGTCCATGTCCTCTTTGACCAGGTATTAAACATGGAACCTTACTGCTGCAGGGACTCTCTCTCCTCTCTTGACAAAGAGACCTTTGTCTATGACCTCTCCGCTGTGGTGATGCATCACGGGAAAGGGTTTGGCTCAGGACACTACACAGCATATTGCTACAACACAGAGGGAG GTTTTTGGGTCCACTGCAATGACTCCAAACTGAATGTATGTAGCGTGGAGGAGGTGTGCAAAACCCAGGCCTACATTCTTTTTTACACTCAAAGAACAGTGCAGGACAAAGCAAGAATCTCAGAAAAACAACTCCAAGCTCAGGTGCCGTCCAAAAATAGCGATAAGGACAGAAGACTGACATTCCCGTGA